GCGCTGGTAGATACGGGCAGGTAGATTTTGGGCGCCCGCTGTAGCGCGAGCTTCGGGTAGTGCGCAAGCAGCAGGTTTGCGCCACGATAATTTAAGGCGCGCAATCAACCACAGGCAAATCAGTACCTGCACTGCATCGGCGGCGGCCATCACGTAGTACACCGATTGTGCGGCAAAGTATTGAATTATCCAGCCACCCAGCAAGGCGCCACCAATGGCGCCAAAGTGCACCAGCACTGAAAACAAGCCGGCCACATTCAGGTGTTGATCTTTTTCTTCCAGGCGCAGCACATAGGGGTAGATCAACAAGTAGCTGGCCTTAAACACCAACATCAATTGCGAAGCAATCCAAAAGCCCACAAGTGATTCGGTTTGCGCGCAGTAAAGGCCAAGGCCGCCGGCGGCAATTTGGGTAACTACCCACAGGTGCACTTCATCCACCCGGCGGGCCAGGCGCGCCCACAGGGGAAAGGCCGTCATCACCGTAAAACAGCAGGCAGCGATATAGGCACCCACATGAGCGGCGGATGTTTCGGAAAATGCTTCGGCAAAAAATTGCGGGTAAAAAGGCAGTAGTAGAGTGTCTGCAACAACAGAGATGAGCGTCAGTGCAATGAGTGTGTATTTTAAGGGCATCAGGCGCGCACCTCACAGCCTGGCTGTGCATAGGTAAAACTACGGACACCTTCGGAATTGGCTGCAAACGTTTGAAAGGCGATGCGCTCTTCAATGGGGTAGGGCGCGTAACCCAGGATTTCCCGCAGGATGCAGCTATTACGGTAGCAGGCCATGCCTAAATCCGGCGCGGCAAAGCCGTGGCTGTGCAGCTCGGCGTTTTGCACAAACAGGGTTTTGCGATCGTCAATACTGTAGTGGCGATCTACCGCAAAGCGCCCCGGTGCCTCCCAGTTAATCAGATTTTGAATACCGTGAATAAACTCCGGTAAGCGGTATTTGTAGCCGGTGGCCATCACCACAAACTGGGTGTCTATCTCAAAGGTTTGTTCTTGTTCTTGCTGCAAAAACCTGAGCTTTAACGCACCGGGCAGATCTTGCACCTGTTGCAGTGATGCATTGGTGGTAATGCGTGCATCCAGAGGGCCATTTAATTGTTTGATATACATCAAGTCGTAAATGGCATTGATCAGCTCGCTGTTGATGCCTTTGTAAAGCCCGTGCTGTTGCGTGAGCAGCTTGGCGCGGGTTGGCGCCGGAAGATTGTAGAAGTAATCCACATAGTCGGGCGAGGTCATCTCCAGGGTGATTTTGGTGTACTCCAGGGGGAAGATACGCGGCGAGCGGGTGATCCAATTGAGTTGGTAGCCTTTGCTGTCTATGTCTTGCAGCAGGTCGTAGAAAATTTCAGCCGCGCTTTGGCCGCTGCCCACCAGAGTAATACTGCGCTGCTTTTGCAATTCGTGTTTTTTAAACAGGTAGTCCTGGCTGTGAATAACGCGCTCTCGAGCACGGGCACAGGGGGCGGGCAGGTTGGCCACGGGGCCTGTACCGAATACTAATCTGCGAGCGAAATACACCGTGCTTTTTTGGCTGATGGGATGTTGCGCCTGCACCCGGTAACACTGGTGTTGGTCATCCCAGGTGATTTCCTCTGCCTCTTGGTTGTACACCACGTTGTTCAATTGCGTGGCGGCCCACTGGCAGTATTGATTGAACTCGCGGCGCATCAGGAAAAAGTTTTCCCGTATGTAGAACGCGTACAGGCGGCCTTGTTGCTTGATGTAATTCAGAAAACTCAGCGGGTGGGTTGGGTCTGCCATGGTCACCAAATCAGCCATAAACGGTGTTTGCAGGTGGGCGGCTTCCAGCATCAGGCCTGGGTGCCAACTGAACTCCGGCTTGCGCTCCAAAAACAGGCAGTCCAACTCGGTAAGGGTGGATGACAAACAGGCCAATCCCAAATTAAAGGGCCCGAGCCCAATTCCGATGACGTCATACACGTGTGGCTGCATGTTTTTACCTCCTGTCTGTAACGGCCGTGAGTGACGGCGTTGGCATGATGCTGGTGTGCAGGGCCTGAGATCGTTTTGGGCCTTGGCAAGTTGTTGCGCATGTTAAAGCTAACAATAACCATTCTCAATAAAATAATGTGCAATGGCCTTTAAACTGCTTGGGCCGGGCACCTGCAGGCACCTTTGCAACCAGGCCTGGCGGGCGCTAACGGGTGTTTGGCACGTAAGTGCCAAGGTTGGCGGTGCGCGGGGTGCCAGTGTGTGGCCGCGTTCATCAAAGGTGAGGTTAAGCAGCAGGTGTTCAGCAACAGGCATTAATTGCGCCACGGGAATGGGGTGAACGCTGGAAATTGGCCTTAAGCCAGCAGGCGGGCATGGCTGCTTCACAAATTGGGCGCATGCACTTTGGGGCGCTGTTTGCGGCCAGCACCAGTTTGGGTTTAGGGGCTTTTTGTAAATAGACCCGTGCAAGCAGGCTCCAAAGGGAATCGACGTTGCGCAATAAACCGCGCCCCAGGCGTTGTGCCTGCCATAGTTGCAATGCCTGCTATTAAAAGACGCTGCGTTACTGGTCTCAAATTAAGCCAATGGGGCAGCTGCAGGCCCGTGGGCCCGGCTATCTGTGCAAGTAATTCAGCGGGCGCTTCTAGAGGTTTTTAGAGGGGCAGGTTGCAGCGGCCGCTAAGCGAGGGTAATCAGAGGCGTATGCAAGGTGCCTTTGTCCAATCTCTAGCAACTAGCAACTAGCAACTAGCAACTAGCAACTAGCAACTAGGCTCTATTCCCATTGGCCCAACGCTGGCAGGCGTATTCCTTTTCTTCTTCTTCTTACTTACTGCCCTTGCTAAATCTCCCTACCCGTATTGTGGTAATTAAATTCGTATGTATAATGCGAATCGTTATCATTACCAAAAAGAAATTGGGGAGTTATATGAACCACCGCCTGTTAGTGCTTGCCATACACGCAGCCACCTTTGCCGCATTCCTGCCTGCCAAGGCGTTTGCCAGTGATGAAACACTGGAAACCGTCAGCGTTATTGCCAGCCAGTCGCGCTTTGGCGCCACCAAATCCGATACGCCCATTACCGAATCTGCGCGCTCTATCTCTGTGGAAACGGCGGCCATGCTGGCCGATAAAGGCGCGCTGAACCTTTCTCAGGCTACCACCTACATGGCCGGTGTCACCGGTGAAACTTACGGGTTCGCGACCCGGGGCGATTGGGTGCGCTCGCGCGGGTTGGATGTGCCGCGCTATCGCGATTCCATTCAGGAATTGTTTGGCAGCTATAACAGCACCCGTGCTGAAGTGTTCACTATGGAGCAGGTGGAAGTGCTGAAGGGGCCGGCCTCTGTGCTGTATGGCCAGGGCTCGCCCGGCGGCATTGTGAACTATGTGTCTAAAACGCCGAAAGCACAAAGCGCGGGCGAGTTGAGCGTGAGCTTTGGCAACCATGATCGCAAGCAGCTGCAGGCAGATTTCACAGGTGCGCTCAGTGAATCTGGCCAATGGCTGTACCGCGTGGTGGCGCTGGCCCGTGAGAGTGACTCGCAAGTGGATTATGTAGACGACAACACCCGCGTGCTCATGCCCTCGGTAACCTACGCGCCAACAGACGACAGCAGTTATACGCTGATTGGCATGATGCAAGATACCGACAGCGACACCGCCTCGCAGTTTATTCCCATTCAGGGCACCTTAGAGCCCTTGGCAGACGGCAGCTACCTTGATCAGGATGTGTACGTAGGCGAACCCGGCTTTAACCGCTACAACACCCGCGCCAACCAACTGACCTTTTTGATGAACCAAACCCTTACCGATGCGTTATCCCTTGAAGGCACGCTTTTGTGGCGTGAGGGCGAAGCCGATTACCACCAGGCCTGGGCGGTGTTTACCGGCGCGGGCAACAGCCGTTATTTAAACGATTTGGTGGGTGTGCCCGTGGCCACCAGCACTACTGTAGCGCGCAGTTTTTATCAGGCCGATAACACCTTCAACCAAGCCGCTGCCGATGTGCGTTTGCGTGGCGATTTCAGCACCGGCGAATTAAGCCACGAGCTGATGCTGGGCGTGCAATACCAAGCGGTAACCACCGATGCCAATCGCGCCTATTACTACGGCGGCGGCGCCCTGCAGGGTGACTTCTCTCTGGCGCTGGATTTGGCAAACCCCGTGTATGGCAATGTGCCAGACCAAGCCACAATGGATGCCCTGTATGTGGATCAACCGGAACAACAGGTAAAAGATGCAGGCATTTACTTGAACGATTACATCAGCTGGCACAACTGGCGCATCACTCTGGGTGTGCGTCAGGATGAAGTGAAAAATGATGTAGCTAATAGCACCCAAACCGATCGCGCCACCTCCTTCGGCACGGGCCTGTTGTACGCCTTCGATAATGGC
This genomic stretch from Simiduia sp. 21SJ11W-1 harbors:
- a CDS encoding lysine N(6)-hydroxylase/L-ornithine N(5)-oxygenase family protein, translating into MQPHVYDVIGIGLGPFNLGLACLSSTLTELDCLFLERKPEFSWHPGLMLEAAHLQTPFMADLVTMADPTHPLSFLNYIKQQGRLYAFYIRENFFLMRREFNQYCQWAATQLNNVVYNQEAEEITWDDQHQCYRVQAQHPISQKSTVYFARRLVFGTGPVANLPAPCARARERVIHSQDYLFKKHELQKQRSITLVGSGQSAAEIFYDLLQDIDSKGYQLNWITRSPRIFPLEYTKITLEMTSPDYVDYFYNLPAPTRAKLLTQQHGLYKGINSELINAIYDLMYIKQLNGPLDARITTNASLQQVQDLPGALKLRFLQQEQEQTFEIDTQFVVMATGYKYRLPEFIHGIQNLINWEAPGRFAVDRHYSIDDRKTLFVQNAELHSHGFAAPDLGMACYRNSCILREILGYAPYPIEERIAFQTFAANSEGVRSFTYAQPGCEVRA
- a CDS encoding TonB-dependent siderophore receptor, yielding MNHRLLVLAIHAATFAAFLPAKAFASDETLETVSVIASQSRFGATKSDTPITESARSISVETAAMLADKGALNLSQATTYMAGVTGETYGFATRGDWVRSRGLDVPRYRDSIQELFGSYNSTRAEVFTMEQVEVLKGPASVLYGQGSPGGIVNYVSKTPKAQSAGELSVSFGNHDRKQLQADFTGALSESGQWLYRVVALARESDSQVDYVDDNTRVLMPSVTYAPTDDSSYTLIGMMQDTDSDTASQFIPIQGTLEPLADGSYLDQDVYVGEPGFNRYNTRANQLTFLMNQTLTDALSLEGTLLWREGEADYHQAWAVFTGAGNSRYLNDLVGVPVATSTTVARSFYQADNTFNQAAADVRLRGDFSTGELSHELMLGVQYQAVTTDANRAYYYGGGALQGDFSLALDLANPVYGNVPDQATMDALYVDQPEQQVKDAGIYLNDYISWHNWRITLGVRQDEVKNDVANSTQTDRATSFGTGLLYAFDNGLSPYVSYAESFNPVIGVDANGDQLNPEESRQYEAGVKYEPEGLPALITLAYFDIEISNLPNPNSLPATAGQQQGISTLKGLELEARARLGEFYVQAALSSLDAKDPNGFALAATPESQAALWVDYQPERIAGLKVGAGVRHVGASISENDSLRYKTPAYTLFDAMLGFQVNHWAFSLNARNLSDEQYLTSCLTRGDCFPGLRRSVVAKASYNF